A region of Chitinophaga horti DNA encodes the following proteins:
- a CDS encoding sensor histidine kinase: MHALFSHPVFRWIQHLAFWTCTYFVFVQVFKSGNSAVKIDYIYAALFQLTLAPAVYLHLYWLLPLLTERRRWWVYALLLVILVAASAWLNDRFFQDWSATLFPDYFFISYFSLWEVVLFFVVYISLSTLLRFSKSWSRANELQHQLLAAEKEKVQVELKALKSQLNPHFLFNTLNGIYAMSLQSDPRLPDTVLQLSDLMRYFLYDTREELVPLAKEWEMVRGYIALQQLRSGADLDVHATVNGEIDESVVPPMLLITFVENAFKHGAKGNTGSVEISAVLDVAPARLHFVLTNTLGQVDNIEPETYRGLGLQNVRRRLELLYPQRHALHITSKDNNFVVTLDITL, encoded by the coding sequence ATGCACGCGCTGTTCTCTCATCCTGTATTCAGGTGGATACAACACCTGGCTTTCTGGACCTGTACGTACTTCGTGTTCGTACAGGTTTTTAAGTCGGGCAATTCCGCCGTAAAGATTGATTACATCTATGCTGCGTTGTTCCAATTAACGCTGGCGCCTGCCGTATACCTGCATCTGTACTGGCTGCTGCCCCTGTTGACTGAGCGGCGTCGCTGGTGGGTGTATGCGTTGCTACTGGTAATCCTGGTGGCCGCTTCCGCCTGGCTGAATGACCGCTTTTTTCAGGATTGGTCTGCCACCTTGTTCCCGGATTACTTTTTTATCTCTTATTTCTCGCTGTGGGAGGTGGTCCTTTTTTTCGTCGTGTACATCAGCCTTAGTACATTGCTACGCTTTTCCAAGTCCTGGTCGCGGGCCAACGAGTTACAACATCAGCTGCTTGCGGCAGAAAAGGAAAAAGTGCAGGTAGAACTGAAGGCTTTGAAATCACAGTTAAATCCGCATTTCCTGTTCAATACCCTGAACGGTATTTATGCCATGTCGCTACAAAGCGATCCTCGTTTGCCCGATACCGTGTTGCAGCTTTCTGACCTGATGCGTTACTTTTTGTATGATACCCGGGAGGAACTGGTACCATTGGCCAAAGAGTGGGAGATGGTACGGGGATACATTGCGCTACAACAATTGCGTTCAGGTGCGGACCTGGATGTGCACGCAACGGTGAACGGTGAGATTGATGAATCGGTCGTGCCCCCAATGCTGCTGATCACCTTCGTAGAGAACGCCTTCAAGCATGGCGCCAAGGGAAATACCGGCAGCGTGGAAATCTCTGCCGTACTGGATGTCGCGCCAGCGCGACTGCATTTCGTACTAACCAACACCTTAGGCCAGGTCGATAACATAGAACCCGAAACCTATCGCGGCCTCGGCTTACAGAACGTGCGCCGGCGGCTGGAATTACTCTACCCGCAGCGGCATGCGCTGCACATCACGTCAAAAGACAATAACTTTGTAGTTACACTCGATATTACGCTATGA
- the leuB gene encoding 3-isopropylmalate dehydrogenase encodes MASKHILIVPGDGIGQEVTAVGKKVLDKIAAKYGHTFTYDEALIGHVAIEATGQPLPDESLEKMRNSDAVLFGAVGHPKYDNDPTAKVRPEQGLLKMRKELGLYANLRPIKLFDELLGASSIKPEILKGADILFFRELTGDIYFGEKGRKNNGDTAFDIAEYSRYEVERIARKAFDAARTRRKKLCSVDKANVIETSRLWREVIQKVALEYPDIEVEHQFVDATAMLLIKDPRRFDVVVTANLFGDILTDEASQIAGSMGMLASASIGDGTGVYEPIHGSAHDITGKGVANPLASILSAALLLDISFGMKAESDAVIQAVDKVLKAGFRTRDIADATTPAANIFGTEAIGEEVLKYI; translated from the coding sequence ATGGCAAGCAAACACATATTAATCGTTCCCGGCGATGGGATCGGACAAGAAGTAACAGCAGTTGGCAAGAAGGTGCTGGATAAAATAGCCGCCAAATATGGTCACACGTTTACGTACGACGAAGCCCTGATCGGCCACGTGGCCATCGAAGCTACCGGCCAGCCTTTGCCAGATGAATCGCTGGAAAAGATGCGCAATTCCGACGCCGTATTGTTTGGCGCTGTTGGTCATCCGAAATACGACAATGACCCGACCGCGAAAGTACGCCCGGAGCAAGGCTTGCTGAAGATGCGTAAGGAACTCGGCCTTTACGCCAACCTGCGCCCAATCAAATTGTTCGACGAACTGTTAGGCGCCTCCAGCATTAAACCAGAGATATTGAAGGGCGCAGACATCCTTTTCTTCCGCGAACTGACCGGCGATATCTATTTCGGCGAGAAAGGTCGTAAGAACAATGGCGACACCGCTTTTGACATTGCAGAATACAGCCGTTATGAAGTAGAACGTATTGCCCGCAAAGCTTTCGATGCTGCGCGTACCCGTCGCAAGAAACTTTGCTCCGTAGATAAAGCCAACGTGATTGAAACCTCCCGCCTGTGGCGCGAAGTGATCCAGAAGGTGGCGCTGGAGTACCCTGATATTGAAGTGGAACACCAGTTTGTAGATGCTACCGCGATGCTGCTGATCAAAGATCCGCGCCGCTTCGATGTAGTCGTAACGGCCAACCTGTTCGGCGACATCCTCACCGACGAGGCCTCGCAGATCGCAGGTTCTATGGGGATGCTGGCCTCTGCCTCCATCGGCGACGGCACCGGCGTGTACGAACCCATCCACGGCTCCGCCCACGACATTACCGGGAAAGGTGTTGCCAATCCATTAGCCTCTATCCTGTCCGCCGCCCTGCTGCTGGACATCAGCTTCGGAATGAAAGCCGAATCAGATGCGGTGATACAGGCGGTAGATAAAGTATTAAAAGCCGGTTTCCGTACGCGGGATATCGCGGATGCGACTACGCCCGCGGCCAATATTTTCGGCACGGAAGCTATAGGCGAAGAAGTGTTGAAGTATATCTGA
- a CDS encoding LytR/AlgR family response regulator transcription factor translates to MKLVYKCMIVEDEPLARQVLEQYIAEHPSLELSAVCNDALEAQRQLLLDPVPLVFLDINLPRLSGISFLKGLVQPPCIVFTTAYPEYAVEGFELNAADYLLKPFSFERFLKAVNKAIERLDTRQVKPADALPPAIFIRADKKVYRVNLEDILYIEALDDYARVVTVQAAYLVNDTLKSLQEQLPASHFLRVHKSYIIAKDRIVFVEGNYMRLGDKDVPVGASYREAVQQLISPKRKV, encoded by the coding sequence ATGAAACTGGTTTACAAATGTATGATCGTGGAAGACGAGCCGCTGGCCAGGCAGGTGCTGGAGCAGTACATCGCCGAACATCCAAGCCTGGAACTATCAGCCGTTTGCAACGACGCCCTGGAAGCCCAGCGCCAGCTATTGCTGGATCCTGTGCCCCTCGTGTTTCTCGACATTAACCTGCCGCGTTTATCGGGCATCAGTTTCCTGAAAGGCCTGGTGCAGCCGCCCTGCATCGTGTTCACGACCGCGTATCCCGAATATGCCGTGGAAGGCTTTGAGCTGAATGCCGCCGACTACCTGCTGAAGCCCTTCTCCTTCGAGCGCTTCCTGAAAGCGGTGAATAAGGCGATAGAGCGGCTCGATACGCGCCAGGTGAAGCCCGCAGATGCGTTGCCCCCGGCGATATTTATCAGGGCGGATAAAAAAGTGTACCGGGTAAACCTGGAGGATATATTATACATAGAGGCGCTGGACGATTATGCACGGGTAGTGACCGTACAGGCGGCGTACCTGGTGAACGATACGCTGAAAAGTTTGCAGGAACAATTGCCCGCATCCCACTTTCTGAGGGTGCATAAGAGCTATATTATTGCGAAAGACCGCATCGTATTCGTCGAAGGCAATTACATGCGCCTGGGAGATAAGGACGTGCCTGTGGGCGCTTCGTACCGCGAAGCGGTGCAGCAGTTGATTTCGCCTAAACGTAAAGTATAA
- a CDS encoding succinate CoA transferase, with translation MSRIKATGLAHKVMDAAQAAALFTNGMVVGASGFTKSGDSKAVLAALADRAAKEDIKITLITGASLGQDTDARLANAHGLHKRMPFQADPVLRKHINNGEVLFIDQHLSESVELLHNHYIPQLDIAVIEAALITEDGSIVPTTSVGNSASFALMAKKLIIEINTVVPESIQGIHDIFVPDDYPHRNSIPVNVPDARVGTTTIKIQPDKVAAIVYTAVQDSPADIVPPDAKTEAIAGHLIKFFEAEVAAGRLTNSLLPVQAGIGKVANAVLNGFRKGHFADLTMYSEVLQDSTFDLIDAGKLRFASGSSITVSAECYDRVVNNLDHYREKIVLRPQNISNAPGVIRRLGVIAINTAIEFDMYGNVNSTHIGGTHIMNGIGGSGDFARNAYLSIFVTQAASKNDTISHVLPMVSHVDHNEHDVDILVTDVGLADLRGLAPRERAKVIIANCAHPYYRDALQDYFDRACAQRGGQTPHLLEEAFSWHVRLRERGTMKG, from the coding sequence ATGAGCAGGATCAAAGCAACGGGATTAGCGCATAAGGTGATGGACGCAGCACAGGCGGCCGCTTTATTTACGAACGGAATGGTGGTAGGAGCGAGCGGTTTCACTAAATCAGGCGACAGTAAAGCTGTACTGGCGGCCCTGGCCGACCGGGCTGCGAAGGAAGATATTAAAATAACATTGATTACCGGCGCATCGCTGGGGCAGGATACTGACGCCCGCTTAGCAAATGCTCATGGCTTACACAAACGGATGCCATTTCAGGCAGACCCCGTGCTGCGCAAACATATCAACAACGGTGAGGTGCTGTTTATCGACCAACACCTCAGCGAATCCGTAGAGCTGTTACACAACCATTATATCCCGCAACTGGACATCGCCGTGATCGAAGCGGCCCTCATCACAGAAGATGGGAGTATCGTACCGACAACTTCTGTAGGCAACTCTGCATCCTTCGCGCTGATGGCAAAAAAGCTGATCATCGAGATCAATACCGTGGTGCCGGAGTCTATACAGGGCATACATGATATCTTCGTTCCTGACGACTATCCGCACCGTAACAGCATCCCGGTGAACGTGCCGGATGCCCGGGTAGGCACCACTACCATCAAGATCCAGCCAGATAAGGTAGCAGCCATTGTATATACGGCCGTGCAGGACAGTCCGGCCGACATTGTACCGCCGGATGCTAAAACCGAGGCGATTGCCGGTCACCTCATCAAGTTCTTTGAAGCCGAGGTAGCTGCCGGCAGGCTCACGAACTCCTTGCTGCCTGTACAGGCAGGCATTGGTAAAGTTGCTAATGCGGTACTGAATGGTTTCCGGAAAGGCCATTTCGCAGATCTCACGATGTACTCTGAAGTGCTGCAGGACAGCACCTTTGACCTGATCGATGCCGGTAAACTGCGCTTCGCCTCGGGCTCTTCTATTACGGTGTCTGCCGAGTGTTACGATCGCGTAGTGAACAACCTCGATCATTACCGGGAGAAGATCGTGCTGCGCCCGCAGAACATCAGTAACGCACCCGGTGTGATCCGTCGTTTAGGGGTGATCGCCATCAATACGGCGATAGAGTTCGATATGTACGGCAACGTGAACTCTACCCATATCGGCGGTACCCACATTATGAACGGCATCGGCGGCTCTGGTGACTTTGCCCGTAATGCGTACCTGAGCATCTTTGTAACACAGGCAGCGTCTAAGAATGATACGATCTCTCACGTATTGCCCATGGTGTCGCACGTGGATCATAATGAGCATGATGTAGATATACTGGTGACCGATGTGGGATTGGCCGATCTTCGTGGCCTGGCACCAAGGGAGCGGGCGAAAGTGATCATTGCAAACTGTGCGCATCCTTACTACCGCGATGCCTTGCAGGATTATTTTGACCGTGCGTGCGCACAACGGGGCGGCCAAACACCGCACCTGCTCGAGGAGGCGTTCAGCTGGCACGTAAGGCTGCGGGAACGGGGAACGATGAAAGGGTAG
- a CDS encoding alpha-isopropylmalate synthase regulatory domain-containing protein — MDTTLRDGEQTSGVSFSPSEKLTIAQLLLTEVKVDRIEIASARVSDGEFAAVKSITKWAKANGYLDRVEVLTFVDGDVSVQWMQKAGAKVMNLLTKGSLNHLTHQLKKKPEQHFAEVAAVITLARKKGLEVNIYLEDWSNGMRHSREYVYAFLDFLQTQPLKRIMLPDTLGVLIPSEVQEYISAIVARYPKLHFDFHAHNDYDLGTANVLEGIKAGAHGLHLTINGMGERAGNAPLASAIAVLNDFMPEVKTAVAEKSLYTVSKLVETFSGFRIPANKPVVGENVFTQTAGIHADGDKKNKLYFSDLMPERFGRQRKYALGKTSGKANIENNLQQLGIQLSDADLKKVTQRIIELGDKKEMVTQADLPYVISDILDSNTIADKVKIEDYVLSHAKNLKPSATIRVVIEGDVFEEHAQGDGQYDAFMNALKRIYKKKKQELPGLTDYAVRIPPGGKTDALCETVITWRHQEREFKTRGLDSDQTVSAIKATQKMLNLI; from the coding sequence ATGGACACGACCCTGCGCGATGGTGAGCAAACCAGCGGCGTGAGCTTCTCCCCTTCGGAGAAACTGACGATTGCCCAGTTGTTGCTTACCGAGGTAAAGGTCGACCGCATAGAGATCGCCTCTGCGCGGGTGTCCGACGGTGAATTTGCCGCCGTTAAATCCATTACCAAATGGGCAAAGGCCAATGGCTACCTCGATCGCGTGGAAGTGCTCACCTTCGTGGACGGCGACGTGTCTGTACAATGGATGCAAAAGGCCGGCGCGAAGGTGATGAACCTGCTGACGAAAGGTTCGTTAAACCATCTCACGCATCAACTTAAAAAGAAGCCGGAGCAACACTTTGCAGAAGTAGCCGCGGTGATTACACTGGCGCGCAAAAAAGGGCTAGAGGTAAACATCTACCTGGAAGATTGGAGCAACGGTATGCGTCACTCACGGGAATACGTATACGCTTTTCTCGATTTCCTGCAAACGCAGCCATTGAAGAGAATTATGCTCCCCGATACCCTGGGCGTATTGATCCCATCCGAAGTACAGGAATACATTTCCGCTATCGTGGCCCGCTATCCGAAACTGCACTTCGATTTTCACGCGCATAACGATTACGACCTGGGTACGGCGAATGTGCTGGAAGGCATTAAAGCCGGTGCACACGGGCTGCATCTTACCATTAACGGGATGGGCGAACGTGCAGGCAACGCACCATTAGCAAGCGCCATTGCCGTACTGAATGATTTTATGCCTGAGGTGAAAACGGCCGTGGCAGAGAAGTCGCTGTACACGGTAAGTAAGCTGGTGGAAACGTTCTCCGGCTTCCGTATACCGGCAAATAAACCGGTGGTGGGCGAGAATGTATTTACACAAACGGCGGGCATTCATGCCGATGGCGATAAAAAGAACAAGCTTTATTTTTCTGACCTGATGCCCGAACGTTTCGGCCGCCAGCGTAAATATGCACTCGGCAAAACCAGCGGCAAGGCCAATATCGAGAACAACCTCCAGCAGCTGGGCATCCAGTTGTCGGACGCAGACCTGAAGAAAGTAACGCAGCGCATCATCGAACTGGGTGATAAAAAAGAAATGGTGACCCAGGCAGATCTACCATACGTGATCTCGGATATCCTCGACTCCAATACGATCGCGGACAAGGTGAAGATAGAAGACTATGTACTGTCGCATGCTAAAAACCTGAAACCCTCTGCCACCATACGTGTCGTGATAGAAGGCGACGTGTTTGAAGAACATGCGCAGGGCGACGGACAGTACGATGCTTTTATGAATGCACTCAAACGCATCTACAAAAAGAAAAAGCAGGAACTACCCGGACTTACCGACTACGCCGTACGCATCCCGCCTGGCGGTAAAACAGACGCCCTTTGCGAAACCGTTATCACCTGGCGGCACCAGGAGCGCGAGTTTAAGACCCGTGGTCTGGACAGCGACCAAACGGTATCGGCGATCAAGGCGACCCAAAAAATGCTCAACCTCATTTAA
- a CDS encoding TonB-dependent receptor, producing MRMLLLALLAICMQTVQAQTSIKGTVKDPENNLVPGASVVIGKTKVSITNDKGEYTFTDVPAGKHVLTITFIGYETTTRTVTLKEGETRVVNVALTSSAEQLQHVEITGRKESGYKNTNSFIGTKTATNLKDVPQSVSYVTKEMIQDQQAMRIGEMVKNMSGINQHTTYDDLDIRGFRTQNNSQVQMVNGLRTITGFWKQPLTNYLERLEVIKGPASALFGNTSPGGVINRVTKKPLAERRQSVSFSTGSFNAFRGLADFTGPMNESKTLLYRLNLGYENAQSFRELQFDKNFVVAPSISFLPTEKTRLNFDVVYNRSNSRLDRGQAVYGNNDIYSVPISKSLNATNDYLNEDNLMITTSFNHQLTKKLQFNLAYLKTIWEEDLLEHRTANGYAKDSAGAAIPTLVEMQVLIRKRKVFADNVSAYFTYDANTGPIAHKILAGYDYAQNKMPWGAAQSQANGYKNAAGTAATAYNAARPANFQYTTVNGIKMPVPNVPHFDLTSVSPYQLFDMSKYSYVKTNYDPTFYNAQGYYVQDQLTFGKFQALLGLRYDRFDERVNYDKATETKIVQDAFIPRVGLVYTIDKHVNVYATYTEGYNPQTTASMNNPNAGGPFDPLISNLVEAGAKSDWFNERLSVTLAAYRIQLENVLYNAGDATNPELLRPIGKVESKGIELDVKGQISPNWYLTAAYAYNDAQITESTDKTDLGRQSPGAPKHQGSFWTKYTIPNGVLKGLGIGGGANFVTERNVDGNKVQTLPAYEVFNGALYYKIDKFQLQLNMNNLLDKTYWIGGYDYLRLFPGAPRNWMTTVSYVF from the coding sequence ATGCGAATGCTCCTCCTGGCACTCCTGGCCATCTGCATGCAAACCGTGCAGGCACAAACCTCCATTAAAGGAACCGTGAAAGATCCCGAAAACAACCTGGTGCCCGGTGCCAGCGTGGTAATTGGCAAAACCAAAGTAAGCATCACTAACGATAAAGGCGAATACACCTTCACCGATGTACCTGCCGGCAAACATGTGCTCACGATTACTTTCATAGGATATGAAACCACTACCCGCACCGTAACGCTGAAAGAGGGCGAAACGCGCGTGGTGAACGTCGCACTCACGTCTTCCGCAGAACAACTGCAACATGTGGAAATCACGGGCAGAAAGGAATCCGGTTACAAAAACACGAACTCTTTTATCGGCACCAAAACAGCAACGAACCTGAAAGACGTGCCGCAGTCGGTAAGTTATGTAACCAAAGAGATGATACAGGACCAGCAGGCGATGCGCATTGGGGAAATGGTGAAGAACATGAGCGGCATCAACCAGCATACGACTTATGACGACCTCGACATCCGCGGCTTCCGCACCCAGAACAACAGCCAGGTGCAGATGGTAAACGGCCTGCGTACGATCACCGGCTTCTGGAAACAACCGCTCACTAACTACCTGGAGCGCCTGGAGGTGATTAAAGGACCGGCTTCCGCGCTTTTCGGCAACACTTCTCCCGGAGGTGTCATTAACCGCGTAACGAAAAAGCCATTAGCCGAAAGGAGGCAGAGTGTGAGTTTCAGTACCGGTAGTTTCAACGCATTTCGCGGTCTGGCCGACTTTACCGGCCCGATGAACGAATCTAAAACATTACTATATCGTCTCAACCTGGGTTATGAAAACGCCCAGAGCTTCCGGGAGTTACAGTTCGATAAAAACTTCGTGGTAGCACCATCTATCTCCTTCCTTCCTACAGAGAAAACGAGGCTGAACTTCGACGTGGTATACAACCGCAGCAACAGCCGGCTCGATCGAGGCCAGGCAGTGTACGGCAACAACGATATTTATTCCGTACCCATTTCCAAAAGCCTGAACGCCACGAACGACTACCTGAACGAGGATAACCTGATGATCACGACCTCCTTCAACCACCAGCTGACAAAGAAACTCCAGTTCAACCTGGCGTATCTCAAAACCATCTGGGAAGAAGATCTGCTGGAACACCGTACGGCCAATGGCTATGCGAAAGACAGTGCCGGTGCGGCCATCCCTACCCTGGTAGAAATGCAGGTGCTGATCCGTAAGCGTAAGGTGTTTGCAGATAACGTATCTGCCTACTTCACTTACGATGCCAATACTGGCCCTATTGCCCATAAAATTTTAGCAGGATACGATTACGCGCAGAACAAGATGCCATGGGGCGCTGCGCAGTCACAGGCAAATGGTTACAAGAACGCTGCAGGCACCGCTGCCACGGCCTATAACGCCGCCCGTCCGGCCAACTTCCAGTACACCACGGTAAATGGTATTAAAATGCCTGTACCAAACGTACCGCATTTCGACCTGACATCTGTGAGCCCGTACCAGCTGTTCGATATGAGCAAGTACTCGTACGTGAAAACGAACTACGATCCTACCTTCTATAATGCACAGGGCTACTACGTACAGGACCAGCTGACGTTCGGAAAGTTCCAGGCGTTACTGGGACTGCGTTACGACCGTTTCGACGAACGCGTGAACTATGACAAGGCGACCGAGACTAAGATCGTGCAGGATGCATTTATTCCTAGGGTAGGTCTGGTGTACACCATCGACAAACATGTGAACGTGTATGCTACTTATACCGAAGGTTACAACCCGCAAACGACGGCTTCGATGAACAACCCGAATGCAGGCGGTCCGTTCGATCCGTTGATCAGCAACCTGGTGGAAGCCGGTGCAAAGAGCGACTGGTTCAACGAGCGCCTGTCCGTTACGCTGGCAGCCTACCGCATCCAGCTGGAGAACGTACTGTATAATGCAGGCGACGCTACTAACCCTGAGTTACTACGCCCGATCGGCAAGGTTGAATCGAAAGGTATTGAGCTGGACGTGAAAGGACAGATCTCCCCTAACTGGTACCTGACCGCGGCTTACGCCTACAACGATGCACAAATCACCGAAAGCACCGATAAAACAGACCTGGGCCGCCAAAGCCCGGGTGCGCCTAAACACCAGGGAAGCTTCTGGACCAAATACACGATCCCGAACGGCGTATTGAAAGGTCTGGGTATCGGCGGAGGTGCCAACTTCGTTACCGAAAGGAACGTGGACGGTAACAAAGTACAAACGTTGCCCGCGTACGAAGTTTTCAACGGCGCTTTGTATTATAAGATCGACAAGTTCCAGTTGCAGCTGAACATGAACAACCTGCTGGACAAAACCTATTGGATCGGCGGTTACGATTACCTGCGCCTGTTTCCTGGCGCACCCCGTAACTGGATGACGACTGTTTCATACGTATTCTAA
- the leuD gene encoding 3-isopropylmalate dehydratase small subunit has product MAYDKFTVLTSSAVPMPIENVDTDQIIPARFLKATERKGFGDNLFRDWRYNGDDTPKQDFVLNNPIYSGKILVAGKNFGSGSSREHAAWAIYDYGFRCVVSSFFADIFKNNSLNIGILPVQVSAAFLDKIFTAIEADPNAQLEVNLPEQKITILSTGESESFDINSYKKHNLMNGFDDIDYLQAMKDEIQTFAAKSIY; this is encoded by the coding sequence ATGGCTTACGATAAATTTACCGTACTTACCAGCTCTGCCGTTCCTATGCCGATCGAGAACGTGGACACTGACCAGATTATTCCCGCCCGCTTCCTGAAAGCGACCGAGCGTAAAGGCTTTGGCGATAACCTGTTCCGAGATTGGCGTTATAACGGCGACGATACCCCGAAACAGGATTTTGTGTTGAACAATCCGATCTATTCCGGCAAGATACTGGTAGCCGGTAAAAACTTTGGCAGCGGCAGCAGCCGTGAGCACGCGGCATGGGCGATATACGACTATGGCTTTCGTTGCGTGGTATCGAGCTTCTTCGCCGATATCTTTAAAAACAATTCCCTGAACATCGGCATCCTGCCCGTACAAGTGAGCGCTGCTTTCCTGGATAAAATCTTTACCGCTATTGAGGCCGATCCCAATGCACAACTGGAAGTAAATCTGCCGGAGCAAAAGATCACCATCCTCAGCACAGGCGAAAGTGAAAGCTTCGATATCAACAGCTATAAAAAGCATAACCTGATGAACGGGTTTGACGATATCGATTACCTGCAGGCGATGAAAGACGAGATACAGACTTTCGCCGCAAAAAGCATCTACTAA
- the leuC gene encoding 3-isopropylmalate dehydratase large subunit, whose product MSSSVPTTVFDKVWDSHVVRKIQDGPDVFFIDRHFIHEVTSPVAFLGLENRGLKVMFSDKTFATADHNTPTINQHLPVADPLSANQLKALETNAAKYGISHWGLGNPKNGIVHVVGPENGITLPGMTIVCGDSHTSTHGAFGAIAFGIGTSEVEMVLSSQCIMQPKPKKMRLNVNGQLGKGVTPKDVVLYIISQLTAAGATGYFVEFAGDVFRNMTMEGRMTVCNMSIEMGARGGIIAPDETTFAYIKGRDKAPKGEAWDKALAYWKTLKTDEGATFDAEHHWNAADIEPMITYGTNPGMGMGISKHIPAAAEVGGSKASYEKSLDYMGFHEEEAMLGKKVDYVFIGSCTNGRIEDFRAFASIIKGRKKADHVTAWIVPGSHIVEQQIRDEGILDILTEAGFQLRQPGCSACLAMNDDKIPAGMYAVSTSNRNFEGRQGPGARTLLASPLVAAAAAVTGVVTDPRELLAD is encoded by the coding sequence ATGAGCAGCAGCGTACCCACTACGGTATTTGACAAAGTATGGGATTCCCACGTGGTGAGAAAGATCCAGGACGGACCGGATGTATTCTTTATCGACCGGCATTTTATTCACGAGGTAACAAGCCCGGTAGCCTTTCTCGGACTAGAGAACAGGGGCCTGAAGGTGATGTTTTCTGATAAAACATTCGCTACCGCCGATCATAATACACCTACCATCAACCAGCATCTGCCGGTGGCAGACCCACTGTCGGCCAACCAGCTGAAAGCGCTGGAAACCAATGCCGCCAAGTATGGTATTTCGCATTGGGGATTGGGTAACCCGAAAAACGGGATCGTGCACGTGGTAGGGCCTGAAAACGGGATTACGCTGCCTGGCATGACCATCGTGTGTGGCGACTCGCATACTTCTACCCATGGGGCCTTTGGTGCCATCGCATTTGGCATCGGTACTTCCGAAGTGGAAATGGTACTGAGCAGCCAGTGTATCATGCAGCCCAAGCCAAAAAAGATGCGCCTGAACGTAAACGGCCAACTCGGCAAGGGTGTTACGCCGAAAGACGTGGTGTTATATATTATATCTCAACTCACAGCCGCCGGTGCTACCGGCTACTTCGTTGAGTTTGCGGGCGACGTGTTCCGCAACATGACGATGGAAGGTCGCATGACCGTGTGTAACATGAGCATCGAAATGGGTGCGCGCGGCGGTATCATTGCGCCGGATGAAACGACTTTTGCTTATATCAAAGGTCGCGACAAAGCCCCTAAGGGCGAGGCCTGGGACAAAGCGCTGGCTTACTGGAAAACGCTGAAGACCGACGAAGGTGCTACGTTTGATGCAGAGCATCACTGGAACGCCGCCGACATTGAACCGATGATTACTTATGGTACCAATCCAGGCATGGGCATGGGTATCAGCAAACATATTCCTGCAGCGGCAGAAGTAGGTGGCAGCAAGGCCAGCTACGAAAAATCGCTCGACTACATGGGCTTCCATGAAGAAGAGGCGATGCTGGGAAAGAAAGTAGATTATGTATTTATCGGCAGCTGCACCAATGGTCGTATTGAAGATTTCCGTGCATTTGCCTCTATCATTAAAGGAAGAAAGAAGGCCGACCATGTAACCGCCTGGATCGTTCCGGGTTCGCACATCGTGGAGCAGCAGATCAGGGATGAAGGTATTCTCGACATTCTGACAGAAGCAGGTTTCCAGCTGCGTCAGCCCGGATGTTCTGCCTGCCTGGCGATGAACGACGACAAGATCCCTGCGGGCATGTATGCGGTGAGCACGAGCAACCGTAACTTCGAAGGGCGTCAGGGTCCGGGAGCGCGCACCTTGCTGGCAAGTCCGCTGGTGGCGGCTGCAGCAGCAGTAACCGGCGTTGTGACCGATCCACGTGAATTGCTGGCTGACTAA